A genomic region of Chelmon rostratus isolate fCheRos1 chromosome 8, fCheRos1.pri, whole genome shotgun sequence contains the following coding sequences:
- the notchl gene encoding neurogenic locus notch homolog protein 1 isoform X2: MLALRTFLLLGLSWTCQVFVSTAGSGDPWGQCPVNRKCKDKFGDGSCDRECMEPECLRDGFDCLKDRGHCNPGHIQYCRDHYANSHCEQGCDSAPCGWDGSDCFTHQSSMWAKGTLVLHTKNPLQHGTFSNSSLLWALSVLLHSPLKLRGSAPLATNRKLFDLDPQQLANLLTQASPAESDGSVLFLQVDNRPCSRLPSTCFPYATEAASFLRAVMLLRPASFPTLPELAVIIGIRGVREEIGSREEETVIKEVKESTPAWLWAVIAVAIGLLLVLALVVVLVVRRVRLQRAEREGGNRVRHRSTVTDNDAKSKALAPHAAHQEQRVRSSREKEKISLRKKKKAKEAEKKRRREPLGEDAIRMRPLKRDQDIGSDTDFTQSSMEDISARCSRRQEDASICDHRSQEQKHYRPGSSQPRRPIQPPPRGWERNAMPPPLLSPPQQSAEWCGPDGSVVLIRAVRSGLDRVVLELLRAGVPVNNTDHTGRSALHWACSVNHLSLTRTLIRYGAAVDLQDNKGETALFLSALHGCYDTARLLLLHGANLELHDRRGRRPIDMAREGMHHQVLELLLAHQIQRGPVPVDSANDMLWEERALMYSPWVGSQGLPGRSASFSGIIGHRDMTPPPQNDWSMSRVQYPSPQNWRPQLNQSATALVPPRIMGRSPRPISTLQEVTSEDEDRDRHHEAPRAATPHFLSPQPAPRQRSFSCTQHALQRHSSAHQPEPNYIIVTDRTANEPIERVVVSPPTDVATQSDRQPVVNGDSPSRAEQAAVSSTNSEHKTRGERSNNTTDSTQTAL; this comes from the exons ATGTTGGCTCTGAGGACGTTCCTGCTGCTGGGACTGAGCTGGACATGTCAAG TGTTTGTCTCCACAGCTGGGTCTGGTGATCCGTGGGGCCAGTGTCCAGTCAACAGAAAGTGCAAGGACAAGTTTGGAGACGGATCATGTGACAGAGAGTGTATGGAGCCAGAGTGTCTCAGAGACGGCTTCGACTGCCTGAAGGACAGGGGCCACTGCAA TCCGGGCCACATCCAGTACTGCCGTGATCACTACGCCAACTCCCACTGCGAGCAGGGATGTGACAGCGCCCCCTGTGGATGGGACGGCAGCGACTGCTTCACACACCAGAGCTCCATGTGGGCTAAAGGCACCCTGGTCCTCCACACTAAAAACCCACTGCAACATGGCACCTTTTCCAACAGCTCCCTGCTGTGGGCGCTCAGTGTTCTCCTCCATTCGCCACTCAAACTGAGAGGCTCCGCCCCCCTCGCCACTAACAGGAAATTGTTTGACCTTGACCCTCAGCAGCTCGCCAACCTGCTGACTCAGGCATCACCGGCTGAATCAGATGG CTCCGTCCTTTTCCTCCAAGTGGACAACAGGCCATGCTCCCGACTGCCCTCTACCTGTTTCCCCTACGCCACCGAGGCAGCCAGTTTCCTTCGTGCCGTAATGTTGCTGAGGCCCGCCTCGTTCCCCACCCTGCCGGAGCTTGCGGTCATCATCGGTATTAGAGGTGTCCGAGAGGAAAtaggaagcagagaggaggaaactgtGATAAAGGAAGTCAAAG AGTCGACCCCTGCGTGGCTATGGGCTGTGATTGCCGTAGCGATCggcctgctgctggtgctggccctggtggtggtgctggtggtgagGAGGGTGAGGCTGCAGCGGGCGGAGAGGGAAGGAGGTAACAGGGTGAGACACCGGTCCACAGTCACAGACAATGACGCCAAATCCAAGGCCTTGGCACCGCACGCCGCCCACCAAGAGCAGAGGGTCAGatccagcagagagaaagagaagatcAGCttgaggaaaaagaagaaagcgaaggaagcagagaagaagaggaggagggaaccTCTGGGGGAGGATGCCATTCGAATGAG ACCTCTCAAAAGGGACCAGGATATAGGAAGTGACACAGACTTTACCCAGAGTTCAATGGAAGACATCAGCGCGAGATGCTCCAGGCGACAGGAGGATGCTTCCATCTGTGACCACAGGAGCCAGGAGCAGAAACACTACCGGCCTGGATCCTCGCAGCCCCGCAGACCGATCCAAC ctccacctaGAGGATGGGAGAGAAACGCCATGCCTCCTCCCCTGCTCAGTCCTCCTCAGCAG TCAGCAGAGTGGTGTGGTCCGGATGGGTCTGTGGTCCTGATCCGAGCGGTGCGAAGCGGACTGGACAGAGTGGTCTTGGAGCTTCTGCGAGCAGGAGTGCCCGTCAACAATACTGATCATACTG gGAGATCAGCCCTGCACTGGGCATGCTCAGTAAACCACCTCTCCCTAACAAGGACCCTCATTCGCTATGGGGCTGCTGTGGACCTGCAAGACAACAAG GGTGAGACAGCGCTCTTCCTCTCCGCCCTCCATGGTTGCTATGATACAGCCagactcctcctccttcatggCGCCAACCTCGAGCTGCACGATCGGAGAGGACGTCGTCCGATCGACATGGCCAGAGAGGGCATGCATCACCAGGTGCTTGAACTCCTCTTGGCTCACCAGATTCAGAGAGGGCCCGTCCCCGTCGACTCGGCCAATGACATGCTGTGGGAGGAGCGCGCTCTGATGTACTCGCCATGGGTCGGATCACAAGGCCTGCCTGGAAGAAGTGCCTCCTTCTCTGGGATCATAGGGCACCGAGATATGACCCCACCTCCGCAAAA CGATTGGTCGATGAGCCGAGTGCAGTACCCCTCCCCTCAGAACTGGCGACCACAGCTCAACCAATCAGCAACAGCGCTGGTCCCTCCAAGAATCATGGGCCGCTCACCTCGGCCAATCAGCACCTTACAAGAGGTGACCTCAGAAGACGAGGATCGCGACAGGCACCACGAGGCCCCCAGAGCTGCAACACCTCACTTCCTCTCCCCCCAGCCTGCCCCTCGTCAGCGTTCCTTTTCTTGCACCCAGCATGCATTGCAGCGTCACTCCAGTGCCCACCAGCCAGAGCCCAATTATATTATTGTGACAGACAGAACAGCCAACGAGCCCATAGAAAGAGTGGTTGTTTCACCTCCCACAGATGTTGCCACCCAATCAGATCGCCAGCCAGTCGTGAACGGTGACAGTCCCAGTAGAGCAGAACAAGCAGCGGTGAGTTCAACAAATTCAGAGCACAAAACCAGAGGTGAGAGGTCAAACAACACCACTGACTCCACACAAACAGCCTTGtag
- the notchl gene encoding neurogenic locus notch homolog protein 1 isoform X1, which produces MPGPLHFLLLFASPGNFLFMSATFPAPFNAGSGDPWGQCPVNRKCKDKFGDGSCDRECMEPECLRDGFDCLKDRGHCNPGHIQYCRDHYANSHCEQGCDSAPCGWDGSDCFTHQSSMWAKGTLVLHTKNPLQHGTFSNSSLLWALSVLLHSPLKLRGSAPLATNRKLFDLDPQQLANLLTQASPAESDGSVLFLQVDNRPCSRLPSTCFPYATEAASFLRAVMLLRPASFPTLPELAVIIGIRGVREEIGSREEETVIKEVKESTPAWLWAVIAVAIGLLLVLALVVVLVVRRVRLQRAEREGGNRVRHRSTVTDNDAKSKALAPHAAHQEQRVRSSREKEKISLRKKKKAKEAEKKRRREPLGEDAIRMRPLKRDQDIGSDTDFTQSSMEDISARCSRRQEDASICDHRSQEQKHYRPGSSQPRRPIQPPPRGWERNAMPPPLLSPPQQSAEWCGPDGSVVLIRAVRSGLDRVVLELLRAGVPVNNTDHTGRSALHWACSVNHLSLTRTLIRYGAAVDLQDNKGETALFLSALHGCYDTARLLLLHGANLELHDRRGRRPIDMAREGMHHQVLELLLAHQIQRGPVPVDSANDMLWEERALMYSPWVGSQGLPGRSASFSGIIGHRDMTPPPQNDWSMSRVQYPSPQNWRPQLNQSATALVPPRIMGRSPRPISTLQEVTSEDEDRDRHHEAPRAATPHFLSPQPAPRQRSFSCTQHALQRHSSAHQPEPNYIIVTDRTANEPIERVVVSPPTDVATQSDRQPVVNGDSPSRAEQAAVSSTNSEHKTRGERSNNTTDSTQTAL; this is translated from the exons ATGCCCGGCCCACTCCATTTCCTGTTGCTATTCGCTTCTCCTGGAAACTTCCTGTTTATGTCGGCCACATTTCCTGCTCCCTTTAACG CTGGGTCTGGTGATCCGTGGGGCCAGTGTCCAGTCAACAGAAAGTGCAAGGACAAGTTTGGAGACGGATCATGTGACAGAGAGTGTATGGAGCCAGAGTGTCTCAGAGACGGCTTCGACTGCCTGAAGGACAGGGGCCACTGCAA TCCGGGCCACATCCAGTACTGCCGTGATCACTACGCCAACTCCCACTGCGAGCAGGGATGTGACAGCGCCCCCTGTGGATGGGACGGCAGCGACTGCTTCACACACCAGAGCTCCATGTGGGCTAAAGGCACCCTGGTCCTCCACACTAAAAACCCACTGCAACATGGCACCTTTTCCAACAGCTCCCTGCTGTGGGCGCTCAGTGTTCTCCTCCATTCGCCACTCAAACTGAGAGGCTCCGCCCCCCTCGCCACTAACAGGAAATTGTTTGACCTTGACCCTCAGCAGCTCGCCAACCTGCTGACTCAGGCATCACCGGCTGAATCAGATGG CTCCGTCCTTTTCCTCCAAGTGGACAACAGGCCATGCTCCCGACTGCCCTCTACCTGTTTCCCCTACGCCACCGAGGCAGCCAGTTTCCTTCGTGCCGTAATGTTGCTGAGGCCCGCCTCGTTCCCCACCCTGCCGGAGCTTGCGGTCATCATCGGTATTAGAGGTGTCCGAGAGGAAAtaggaagcagagaggaggaaactgtGATAAAGGAAGTCAAAG AGTCGACCCCTGCGTGGCTATGGGCTGTGATTGCCGTAGCGATCggcctgctgctggtgctggccctggtggtggtgctggtggtgagGAGGGTGAGGCTGCAGCGGGCGGAGAGGGAAGGAGGTAACAGGGTGAGACACCGGTCCACAGTCACAGACAATGACGCCAAATCCAAGGCCTTGGCACCGCACGCCGCCCACCAAGAGCAGAGGGTCAGatccagcagagagaaagagaagatcAGCttgaggaaaaagaagaaagcgaaggaagcagagaagaagaggaggagggaaccTCTGGGGGAGGATGCCATTCGAATGAG ACCTCTCAAAAGGGACCAGGATATAGGAAGTGACACAGACTTTACCCAGAGTTCAATGGAAGACATCAGCGCGAGATGCTCCAGGCGACAGGAGGATGCTTCCATCTGTGACCACAGGAGCCAGGAGCAGAAACACTACCGGCCTGGATCCTCGCAGCCCCGCAGACCGATCCAAC ctccacctaGAGGATGGGAGAGAAACGCCATGCCTCCTCCCCTGCTCAGTCCTCCTCAGCAG TCAGCAGAGTGGTGTGGTCCGGATGGGTCTGTGGTCCTGATCCGAGCGGTGCGAAGCGGACTGGACAGAGTGGTCTTGGAGCTTCTGCGAGCAGGAGTGCCCGTCAACAATACTGATCATACTG gGAGATCAGCCCTGCACTGGGCATGCTCAGTAAACCACCTCTCCCTAACAAGGACCCTCATTCGCTATGGGGCTGCTGTGGACCTGCAAGACAACAAG GGTGAGACAGCGCTCTTCCTCTCCGCCCTCCATGGTTGCTATGATACAGCCagactcctcctccttcatggCGCCAACCTCGAGCTGCACGATCGGAGAGGACGTCGTCCGATCGACATGGCCAGAGAGGGCATGCATCACCAGGTGCTTGAACTCCTCTTGGCTCACCAGATTCAGAGAGGGCCCGTCCCCGTCGACTCGGCCAATGACATGCTGTGGGAGGAGCGCGCTCTGATGTACTCGCCATGGGTCGGATCACAAGGCCTGCCTGGAAGAAGTGCCTCCTTCTCTGGGATCATAGGGCACCGAGATATGACCCCACCTCCGCAAAA CGATTGGTCGATGAGCCGAGTGCAGTACCCCTCCCCTCAGAACTGGCGACCACAGCTCAACCAATCAGCAACAGCGCTGGTCCCTCCAAGAATCATGGGCCGCTCACCTCGGCCAATCAGCACCTTACAAGAGGTGACCTCAGAAGACGAGGATCGCGACAGGCACCACGAGGCCCCCAGAGCTGCAACACCTCACTTCCTCTCCCCCCAGCCTGCCCCTCGTCAGCGTTCCTTTTCTTGCACCCAGCATGCATTGCAGCGTCACTCCAGTGCCCACCAGCCAGAGCCCAATTATATTATTGTGACAGACAGAACAGCCAACGAGCCCATAGAAAGAGTGGTTGTTTCACCTCCCACAGATGTTGCCACCCAATCAGATCGCCAGCCAGTCGTGAACGGTGACAGTCCCAGTAGAGCAGAACAAGCAGCGGTGAGTTCAACAAATTCAGAGCACAAAACCAGAGGTGAGAGGTCAAACAACACCACTGACTCCACACAAACAGCCTTGtag
- the LOC121610993 gene encoding transcription factor HES-2-like, which yields MKLLQDSEDAKAKRKSLKPQVERRRRERMNCSLESLKTLLLKRQKGTERRVEKAEILEHTVLFLQNTGDRTGAEGGGGGQKHSFQDGFSTCLQRAAQFLGPEGKGLWLGASLEASVAAARFSHSDSAGVQRRTEALSLSRPQLLRKSSRSILQLLIQKSGNTLCRPALTRAGCVQIRADSHHPSTTPQQPHKVASRLSKQSPSRSQPVSQSLWRPWP from the exons ATGAAACTGCTTCAGGATTCAGAGGACGCAAAGGCCAAAAGAAAG AGTCTCAAACCTCAGGTGGAGAGACGTCGGAGAGAGCGAATGAACTGCAGCCTGGAGAGCCTGAAGACTCTTTTGCTGAAGCGACAG aaAGGGACTGAGCGCAGAGTGGAGAAAGCAGAGATACTTGAGCACACAGTCCTCTTCCTGCAGAACACAGGAGACCGGACAGGCGCtgaaggtggtggtggaggcCAGAAACACTCCTTCCAGGACGGGTTCTCAACCTgcctgcagagagctgctcagTTCCTGGGACCTGAAGGGAAAGGCCTGTGGCTTGGAGCATCGCTGGAGgcatctgttgctgctgctcgCTTCTCTCATTCAGACTCTGCAGGCGTCCAAAGGAGAACTGAAGCTCTTTCCTTGTCCAGGCCTCAGCTTCTCAGAAAGTCCTCCAGGTCCATCCTTCAGTTGCTGATACAGAAGTCCGGGAACACACTGTGCAGGCCTGCCCTCACCAGGGCCGGTTGTGTTCAGATCCGTGCAGACTCACACCATCCTTCCACAACCCCTCAGCAGCCCCACAAAGTGGCGAGTCGATTAAGCAAACAGAGCCCGTCCAGGAGCCAACCGGTCAGCCAGTCACTGTGGAGGCCCTGGCCCTGA
- the LOC121611025 gene encoding transcription factor HES-2-like translates to MKLLQDSEDAKAKRKSLKPQVERRRRERMNRSLESLKTLLLKRQEGTERRVEKAEILEHTVLFLQNTGDRTGAEGVGGGQKYSFQDGFSTCLQRAAQFLGPEGKGLWLGASLEASVAAARFSHSDSAGDQRRTEALSSSRSQLLKKSSRSILQLLIQKSGHTLCRSALTAQNRGESHRSSTTPQQPHTVASRTSKQSPSRSQPVSQSLWRPWP, encoded by the exons ATGAAACTGCTTCAGGATTCAGAGGACGCAAAGGCCAAAAGAAAG AGTCTCAAACCTCAGGTGGAGAGACGTCGGAGAGAGCGAATGAACCGCAGCCTGGAGAGCCTGAAGACTCTTTTGCTGAAGCGACAG gaAGGGACTGAGCGCAGAGTGGAGAAAGCCGAGATACTTGAGCACACAGTCCTCTTCCTGCAGAACACAGGAGACCGGACGGGCGCTGAAGGTGTTGGTGGAGGCCAGAAATACTCCTTCCAGGACGGGTTCTCAACCTgcctgcagagagctgctcagTTCCTGGGACCTGAAGGGAAAGGCCTGTGGCTTGGAGCATCGCTGGAGgcatctgttgctgctgctcgCTTCTCTCATTCAGACTCTGCAGGCGACCAAAGGAGAACTGAAGCTCTTTCCTCGTCCAGGTCTCAGCTTCTCAAAAAGTCCTCCAGGTCCATCCTTCAGTTGCTTATACAGAAGTCCggacacacactgtgcaggtCTGCTCTCACCGCTCAGAACCGCGGAGAGTCACATCGCTCTTCCACAACCCCTCAGCAGCCCCACACAGTGGCGAGTCGAACGAGCAAACAGAGCCCGTCCAGGAGCCAACCGGTCAGCCAGTCACTGTGGAGGCCCTGGCCCTGA
- the notchl gene encoding neurogenic locus notch homolog protein 1 isoform X3: protein MLALRTFLLLGLSWTCQAGSGDPWGQCPVNRKCKDKFGDGSCDRECMEPECLRDGFDCLKDRGHCNPGHIQYCRDHYANSHCEQGCDSAPCGWDGSDCFTHQSSMWAKGTLVLHTKNPLQHGTFSNSSLLWALSVLLHSPLKLRGSAPLATNRKLFDLDPQQLANLLTQASPAESDGSVLFLQVDNRPCSRLPSTCFPYATEAASFLRAVMLLRPASFPTLPELAVIIGIRGVREEIGSREEETVIKEVKESTPAWLWAVIAVAIGLLLVLALVVVLVVRRVRLQRAEREGGNRVRHRSTVTDNDAKSKALAPHAAHQEQRVRSSREKEKISLRKKKKAKEAEKKRRREPLGEDAIRMRPLKRDQDIGSDTDFTQSSMEDISARCSRRQEDASICDHRSQEQKHYRPGSSQPRRPIQPPPRGWERNAMPPPLLSPPQQSAEWCGPDGSVVLIRAVRSGLDRVVLELLRAGVPVNNTDHTGRSALHWACSVNHLSLTRTLIRYGAAVDLQDNKGETALFLSALHGCYDTARLLLLHGANLELHDRRGRRPIDMAREGMHHQVLELLLAHQIQRGPVPVDSANDMLWEERALMYSPWVGSQGLPGRSASFSGIIGHRDMTPPPQNDWSMSRVQYPSPQNWRPQLNQSATALVPPRIMGRSPRPISTLQEVTSEDEDRDRHHEAPRAATPHFLSPQPAPRQRSFSCTQHALQRHSSAHQPEPNYIIVTDRTANEPIERVVVSPPTDVATQSDRQPVVNGDSPSRAEQAAVSSTNSEHKTRGERSNNTTDSTQTAL from the exons ATGTTGGCTCTGAGGACGTTCCTGCTGCTGGGACTGAGCTGGACATGTCAAG CTGGGTCTGGTGATCCGTGGGGCCAGTGTCCAGTCAACAGAAAGTGCAAGGACAAGTTTGGAGACGGATCATGTGACAGAGAGTGTATGGAGCCAGAGTGTCTCAGAGACGGCTTCGACTGCCTGAAGGACAGGGGCCACTGCAA TCCGGGCCACATCCAGTACTGCCGTGATCACTACGCCAACTCCCACTGCGAGCAGGGATGTGACAGCGCCCCCTGTGGATGGGACGGCAGCGACTGCTTCACACACCAGAGCTCCATGTGGGCTAAAGGCACCCTGGTCCTCCACACTAAAAACCCACTGCAACATGGCACCTTTTCCAACAGCTCCCTGCTGTGGGCGCTCAGTGTTCTCCTCCATTCGCCACTCAAACTGAGAGGCTCCGCCCCCCTCGCCACTAACAGGAAATTGTTTGACCTTGACCCTCAGCAGCTCGCCAACCTGCTGACTCAGGCATCACCGGCTGAATCAGATGG CTCCGTCCTTTTCCTCCAAGTGGACAACAGGCCATGCTCCCGACTGCCCTCTACCTGTTTCCCCTACGCCACCGAGGCAGCCAGTTTCCTTCGTGCCGTAATGTTGCTGAGGCCCGCCTCGTTCCCCACCCTGCCGGAGCTTGCGGTCATCATCGGTATTAGAGGTGTCCGAGAGGAAAtaggaagcagagaggaggaaactgtGATAAAGGAAGTCAAAG AGTCGACCCCTGCGTGGCTATGGGCTGTGATTGCCGTAGCGATCggcctgctgctggtgctggccctggtggtggtgctggtggtgagGAGGGTGAGGCTGCAGCGGGCGGAGAGGGAAGGAGGTAACAGGGTGAGACACCGGTCCACAGTCACAGACAATGACGCCAAATCCAAGGCCTTGGCACCGCACGCCGCCCACCAAGAGCAGAGGGTCAGatccagcagagagaaagagaagatcAGCttgaggaaaaagaagaaagcgaaggaagcagagaagaagaggaggagggaaccTCTGGGGGAGGATGCCATTCGAATGAG ACCTCTCAAAAGGGACCAGGATATAGGAAGTGACACAGACTTTACCCAGAGTTCAATGGAAGACATCAGCGCGAGATGCTCCAGGCGACAGGAGGATGCTTCCATCTGTGACCACAGGAGCCAGGAGCAGAAACACTACCGGCCTGGATCCTCGCAGCCCCGCAGACCGATCCAAC ctccacctaGAGGATGGGAGAGAAACGCCATGCCTCCTCCCCTGCTCAGTCCTCCTCAGCAG TCAGCAGAGTGGTGTGGTCCGGATGGGTCTGTGGTCCTGATCCGAGCGGTGCGAAGCGGACTGGACAGAGTGGTCTTGGAGCTTCTGCGAGCAGGAGTGCCCGTCAACAATACTGATCATACTG gGAGATCAGCCCTGCACTGGGCATGCTCAGTAAACCACCTCTCCCTAACAAGGACCCTCATTCGCTATGGGGCTGCTGTGGACCTGCAAGACAACAAG GGTGAGACAGCGCTCTTCCTCTCCGCCCTCCATGGTTGCTATGATACAGCCagactcctcctccttcatggCGCCAACCTCGAGCTGCACGATCGGAGAGGACGTCGTCCGATCGACATGGCCAGAGAGGGCATGCATCACCAGGTGCTTGAACTCCTCTTGGCTCACCAGATTCAGAGAGGGCCCGTCCCCGTCGACTCGGCCAATGACATGCTGTGGGAGGAGCGCGCTCTGATGTACTCGCCATGGGTCGGATCACAAGGCCTGCCTGGAAGAAGTGCCTCCTTCTCTGGGATCATAGGGCACCGAGATATGACCCCACCTCCGCAAAA CGATTGGTCGATGAGCCGAGTGCAGTACCCCTCCCCTCAGAACTGGCGACCACAGCTCAACCAATCAGCAACAGCGCTGGTCCCTCCAAGAATCATGGGCCGCTCACCTCGGCCAATCAGCACCTTACAAGAGGTGACCTCAGAAGACGAGGATCGCGACAGGCACCACGAGGCCCCCAGAGCTGCAACACCTCACTTCCTCTCCCCCCAGCCTGCCCCTCGTCAGCGTTCCTTTTCTTGCACCCAGCATGCATTGCAGCGTCACTCCAGTGCCCACCAGCCAGAGCCCAATTATATTATTGTGACAGACAGAACAGCCAACGAGCCCATAGAAAGAGTGGTTGTTTCACCTCCCACAGATGTTGCCACCCAATCAGATCGCCAGCCAGTCGTGAACGGTGACAGTCCCAGTAGAGCAGAACAAGCAGCGGTGAGTTCAACAAATTCAGAGCACAAAACCAGAGGTGAGAGGTCAAACAACACCACTGACTCCACACAAACAGCCTTGtag
- the LOC121610979 gene encoding uncharacterized protein LOC121610979, with product MWPPVQPFPLYLFDECQACNAYFLPIAAMEDIGLLPKPTNDPPAHRPPVTEAFGLHHIPPDHLHITDASRKCDGPSKKRCHSVMTAESQMISQFPSQTAGPPSADTTAKNGSTNLEAGAGRKKPKAKLADPSKWKQNKQKQLRMEGKAYVSKRKKDGEIVTKQPRTVGPRCSSNACKKASNRLCNDINDEARKKVFDDFWQHMNWAQRKQYVAGQVDCDPVERSRAMGSQSRRSVSLRYHLMVDGRRKQVCKNMFLSTLGIGEWSVLNWAQKGATKMHESNENKLEKRQIVPQCPQQNSTSSAGSNTVEVAQEQANAADKDKNRPPEPEGPARKKSRVAKPLTWKQNRQKQLRMEGKPYISKRKKDGATVTKAQRAIGPRCTSSACKRASNRFCADFSEEMRNELFTSFWQCMNWPQRKIYVARLVDCDPVERTRAPWTQSRRSVSMRYHLIADSDRKQVCKKMFLSTLGIGEWSVLNWAQNASKQDNSEENGKKQTQRKSRKASEHIVLKEFLESLPKVPSYCCGTSISKLYLEPVFSNMSEVYRHYYNHCLEKMTTPLSRQVFCAVFKKMDLGLCDPKKDQGCSFGATGNLFNELWEEYCMERGAPGPQPEKAGNQ from the exons ATGTGGCCCCCAGTGCAGCCGTTTCCACTTTACCTTTTCGATGAATGTCAGGCCTGCAACGCCTACTTCTTAC cCATTGCAGCAATGGAGGATATAGGTCTCCTTCCCAAACCCACCAATGACCCCCCTGCTCACAGACCCCCAGTCACTGAGGCTTTCGGGCTGCACCACATCCCACCAG ACCATCTGCACATCACAGATGCAAGCAGGAAATGTGATGGACCATCCAAGAAAAGGTGCCACTCAGTAATGACAGCAGAGTCGCAGATGATTTCCCAGTTTCCTTCACAGACCGCAGGTCCTCCGAGTGCCGACACCA CTGCTAAAAATGGAAGCACTAATCTGGAGGCAGGGGCTGGCAGGAAAAAACCCAAAGCCAAACTCGCAGATCCATCAAAGTGGaagcaaaacaagcagaaacagctgaggaTGGAGGGGAAAGCGTACGTGAGCAAACgcaaaaaagatggagagattGTGACAAAACAGCCAAGAACAGTGGGACCAAGGTGCTCCTCGAATGCCTGCAAAAAGGCATCGAACCGGCTTTGCAATGACATCAACGACGAGGCCAGGAAGAAAGTGTTTGATGACTTCTGGCAGCACATGAACTGGGCTCAGAGAAAACAGTACGTAGCAGGACAAGTTGACTGCGACCCCGTGGAGAGATCTCGGGCAATGGGATCGCAGTCGAGAAGATCAGTTTCACTGCGTTATCACCTGATGGTGGATGGCAGGAGGAAACAAGTGTGCAAAAACATGTTCCTGTCCACTCTGGGGATAGGAGAGTGGTCTGTGCTGAACTGGGCTCAGAAAGGAGcaacaaaaatgcatgaatcaaatgaaaacaaattagaaAAGAGACAGATTGTCCCTCAGTGCCCTCAGCAGAACTCCACCTCTTCTGCAGGCAGTAATACTGTGGAAGTTGCACAGG AGCAAGCGAACGCcgctgacaaagacaaaaacaggccACCAGAACCAGAGGGGCCAGCCAGAAAGAAATCCAGAGTTGCCAAGCCGCTAACATGGAAGCAAAATCGACAAAAGCAACTTAGGATGGAGGGCAAACCGTACATCAGCAAACGCAAGAAAGACGGGGCGACTGTAACTAAAGCTCAGAGGGCGATCGGACCGAGATGCACGTCCAGCGCTTGCAAAAGGGCATCCAATCGCTTCTGTGCTGACTTCAGCGAAGAAATGAGGAACGAACTGTTTACTAGTTTCTGGCAGTGTATGAACTGGCCTCAGAGAAAGATCTACGTGGCCAGATTAGTCGACTGCGACCCAGTGGAACGAACCCGAGCACCATGGACTCAGTCGAGAAGATCAGTCTCGATGCGGTATCATTTGATAGCggacagtgacagaaaacaggtTTGCAAAAAGATGTTCCTCTCCACTTTGGGGATCGGAGAGTGGTCAGTGCTGAACTGGGCACAAAATGCATCCAAGCAGGACAATTCAGAGGAAAACGGcaagaagcaaacacagaggaagtcCCGCAAGGCTTCAGAGCATATAGTCCTGAAGGAGTTCCTCGAGAGTTTACCCAAAGTGCCCTCGTACTGTTGCGGGACGTCCATCTCCAAGCTGTATCTGGAGCCAGTCTTCTCAAACATGTCCGAGGTGTACAGGCACTACTACAACCACTGCTTAGAGAAGATGACGACACCGCTCTCTCGACAGGTTTTTTGCGCTGTCTTTAAAAAGATGGATCTGGGATTGTGTGACCCCAAGAAGGATCAAGGGTGTTCGTTCGGCGCCACTGGAAATTTGTTTAATGAGCTTTGGGAGGAATACTGCATGGAAAGAGGAGCGCCAGGGCCACAGCCGGAGAAAGCGGGTAACCAGTAG